ATATATGTGAGCTATATGAAGTATCACGAACAAGTATATATAAATGGATATATTTGTATTCTGACAGTACAAAAGAAGTAAAGACAGTAGTACAAATGGAAAGTGAAGCACAAAAGACGAAAATATTAATGCAACGATTGTCCGAATATGAACGCATAATCGGACAAAAACAGATGACAATAGATCTCTTGGAGAAGGGGTACGAGTTTGCGAGTGAAGATCTGGGTTATGATGAAAAAAAAAAGTACGTACTCCAACCCTGGAATGGTTCCGAAAACACCCTGACGAACACGGATATAAAATGAAGACATTATACAGTTTATCGGGGATCAGCAAACAAGGGCATATGGATGCCCTGAAACGGGAACGAGAGCAATTATTAAAAGCTCCCCTTTACATAGGTTTTATTGAGGAGATTAGGGAGATGCATCCGGGGATGGGCCTGCGCAAGATATATGAACAGTTCGAACCAGAAGGCATTGGACGGGATGCTTTTATAATATTAGGTTTACGCGAAGGCTATCGTTTACGGGCCTTAGAAAGTCCCTATAAGACTACTTACAGCGATAAGGGAAGTCAATATGGTAATGTACTGATAGGAAAGAGGTTTACAAATGTCAACCAATTATGGGTTAGTGACCTTTTTTATTTTCCATTAGGGGGACAGCATTATTACGTTGTATTAATAATGGATGTTTATTCTCGACGGATCATAGGATATTCGGTTTCTGACAATATGCGGTCAGAGAATAATATTGCTGCATTAACAATGGCACTCAACCTCAGAGGCATTGATGATTATAATAATGAGTTGATTCATCATTCTGACAGAGGTTCGCAATATACGAGTACTGATTATACGAACTTACTTAAATCCTATGGCA
This sequence is a window from Lewinellaceae bacterium. Protein-coding genes within it:
- a CDS encoding transposase; this encodes MANKNNKKFQKQPNSNRTFSESFKRSKVKDLVSRRIKVRDICELYEVSRTSIYKWIYLYSDSTKEVKTVVQMESEAQKTKILMQRLSEYERIIGQKQMTIDLLEKGYEFASEDLGYDEKKKYVLQPWNGSENTLTNTDIK
- a CDS encoding DDE-type integrase/transposase/recombinase, which gives rise to MKTLYSLSGISKQGHMDALKREREQLLKAPLYIGFIEEIREMHPGMGLRKIYEQFEPEGIGRDAFIILGLREGYRLRALESPYKTTYSDKGSQYGNVLIGKRFTNVNQLWVSDLFYFPLGGQHYYVVLIMDVYSRRIIGYSVSDNMRSENNIAALTMALNLRGIDDYNNELIHHSDRGSQYTSTDYTNLLKSYGIRISMCTNVLENAHCERANGTIKNEYLKRWSIQNFGQLKKRVAMAVENYNNRLHNSLKMTPMVYETYIKDLKEKERPEMEVFTINKMLDNPMQLELQFDL